A portion of the Aricia agestis chromosome 1, ilAriAges1.1, whole genome shotgun sequence genome contains these proteins:
- the LOC121740236 gene encoding uncharacterized protein LOC121740236, translating to MRLLSFTMIALKFALSLLLVAFSVYGDESDEATACVALLENFGERCCESVATSQSFGADMTSCLADDSEEVTCDNVKCILTKQGIMKGDNIDEDAARRRFQQISKDNGGEREMAERIMRECLDGKFLEYPPEDACPAVKLFTCAFLNAQLSCTKWKSTDKCNQLAENAKKCKELVDEY from the exons ATGCGATTGTTGTCATTCACCATGATTGCGTTAAAGTTTGCACTGTCGCTGCTTCTTGTGGCATTCAGC GTATATGGGGATGAAAGCGACGAAGCCACAGCCTGCGTGGCTTTATTAGAAAAT TTCGGCGAAAGATGCTGCGAAAGCGTAGCCACATCACAGAGCTTCGGTGCAGATATGACGTCGTGTCTGGCGGATGACTCTGAAGAAGTTACG TGCGACAACGTCAAATGCATACTGACCAAACAAGGTATCATGAAAGGCGACAACATAGACGAAGACGCCGCTAGGAGGAGGTTCCAGCAGATAAGCAAAGATAACGGGGGCGAGAGGGAGATGGCGGAGAGAATAATGCGGGAGTGCCTGGACGGCAAGTTCCTGGAGTACCCGCCAGAGGACGCCTGCCCAGCCGTCAAGTTATTCACTTGCGCCTTTTTAAACGCACAACTG AGTTGCACGAAATGGAAGTCAACAGACAAGTGCAACCAACTAGCGGAAAACGCCAAGAAATGCAAAGAATTGGTCGACGAATACTGA
- the LOC121740228 gene encoding outer dynein arm-docking complex subunit 4-like produces MTENEDNAKAQIRSILGPTKDAEFLQSFVRVGIGDDEDEIPVPKASISKRAPPTADKESNIEDDKFSGSLRRESTKPEKKKTRRRQKRERRRREEELYTDKDRAAAVVMGSKDIKLSLNIKDKTERSNALQIPAEADSGTLLALARAELMRERYRTALSFVNKAIELAPDEKAAYVARSKCYLLLGEPRKALADAETALTLDPKHAKALLQKAEALYYCGEFEMSLVHYHRGLRARPDLNEFRLGVQKAQEAIENTIGSVKQVQRATKRTAAKSSRPALGQLMSDKIYLENLLKNPNLAIADKKNDVVMKQAEEALRFLENREEFWRQQQTSTRH; encoded by the exons ATGACGGAAAACGAGGACAATGCTAAAGCTCAAATACGCTCTATTCTCGGACCGACTAAAGATGCTGAATTCCTCCAAAGTTTCGTAAGAGTTGGCATCGGAGATGACGAGGACGAGATCCCGGTGCCCAAGGCCTCGATCAGCAAGCGCGCTCCACCCACCGCGGACAAAGAATCTAACATCGAAGATGACAAATTCTCCGGATCCCTCCGAAGGGAATCGACTAAGCCGGAGAAGAAAAAGACCCGTCGCCGACAGAAACGGGAGAGAAGACGCCGCGAGGAGGAACTGTACACGGACAAAGACCGAGCTGCAGCCGTGGTGATGGGTTCGAAGGATATCAAACTGTCTCTGAACATTAAGGATAAGACGGAGAGAAGCAACGCTCTGCAGATACCGGCCGAGGCCGACTCTGGGACGCTTTTAGCTCTGGCGCGAGCTGAGCTAATGCGGGAACGATACCGCACTGCGCTATCCTTTGTAAACAAG GCGATCGAGTTGGCCCCGGACGAGAAGGCTGCATACGTGGCGCGCAGCAAGTGCTACTTGCTGTTGGGGGAGCCGCGCAAGGCGCTGGCGGATGCGGAGACAGCGCTCACCCTGGACCCGAAGCACGCGAAGGCGCTGCTGCAGAAGGCCGAGGCGCTGTACTACTGCGGGGAGTTCGAGATGAGTCTGGTCCACTACCACCGAGGTCTGCGCGCCAGACCCGACCTCAATGAGTTCAGATTGGGAGTTCAAAAGGCACAG GAAGCTATCGAAAACACCATTGGGTCCGTGAAACAAGTTCAAAGAGCAACGAAACGAACGGCAGCCAAGTCTTCGCGACCGGCCCTCGGCCAGCTCATGTCTGATAAGATATATTTGGAGAACCTCTTGAAAAACCCCAACTTGGCCATAGCGGATAAGAAAAACGACGTAGTGATGAAGCAGGCTGAGGAAGCGTTACGTTTTCTTGAAAATAGAGAGGAGTTTTGGAGACAACAACAAACGTCCACGCGACACTAG